In Drosophila simulans strain w501 chromosome 3R, Prin_Dsim_3.1, whole genome shotgun sequence, a single window of DNA contains:
- the LOC6729601 gene encoding uncharacterized protein LOC6729601 yields MSEATNGHSEVPANNLPSWLSKITLEKAVQAQIGDFEKIISISPQKGSSDGDNYSTQFLRLLVEVELIDHSTKDLSFVLKAQNSNEMMAAILARLKLFQKEEQMYHSILPKFEKLYADAGKPIQFAPKAFKLDRDLGVDYILLEDLHRKNFKNANRLAGLDLDHMHKVLEKLAAFHAASACYVEHHGLFGEEFTVGVFSEANRQLLQEFNASGAFLAQLKKWKNAQKIYEKLADSDDYLVDRLLQDQQYNSREFNVLNHGDCWANNVMYQHDAFGTIKETLFVDFQVGKYGSPANDLYYLILSSAAPELKTAKFDYLVRYYFDNLIENLKLLQYHRPLPKLKNLHASLFRNGLAAYMVVSKVLPVVMLDKTVDANLESYISDESKMKNAMFTNPKYVQVMTEVLPWLDNRGLLDWK; encoded by the exons ATGTCTGAGGCCACCAATGGACACAGTGAGGTGCCAGCCAATAATCTTCCATCTTGGCTGTCGAAAATCACTCTGGAGAAGGCTGTTCAGGCCCAGATCGGAGACTTTGAGAAGATCATCTCGATAAGCCCACAAAAGGGCAGCAGCGATGGCGATAACTATTCTACACAGTTCCTTCGTTTGCTGGTTGAAGTGGAGCTGATTG ACCACAGCACTAAGGATCTTTCCTTCGTTCTGAAGGCGCAGAACAGCAACGAAATGATGGCCGCCATCCTGGCCAGGTTGAAGCTCTTCCAAAAAGAGGAACAAATGTACCATAGCATTCTGCCCAAATTCGAGAAGCTCTACGCGGATGCCGGCAAGCCCATTCAGTTCGCACCCAAGGCCTTCAAGTTGGATCGTGACCTCGGAGTGGACTACATTCTGCTGGAGGACCTGCATCGCAAGAACTTCAAGAACGCCAATCGCCTGGCCGGTCTGGATCTCGATCACATGCACAAGGTTCTCGAGAAACTGGCTGCCTTCCATGCGGCATCCGCCTGCTACGTGGAGCACCACGGTCTCTTTGGCGAGGAGTTCACCGTGGGCGTTTTCAGCGAGGCCAATCGCCAGCTTCTTCAGGAGTTCAATGCGTCTGGTGCATTTTTGGCTCAGCTCAAGAAGTGGAAGAATGCGCAGAAAATTTATGAGAAGCTG GCTGACAGCGATGACTACTTGGTGGATCGTCTGCTGCAGGATCAGCAATACAATAGCAGAGAATTCAACGTGCTCAACCACGGAGACTGCTGGGCCAATAATGTGATGTACCAACATGATGCATTTGGAACTATTAAGGAGACCCTTTTCGTTGACTTTCAAGTGGGAAAATACGGAAGTCCG GCCAATGACCTGTACTACTTGATATTGTCATCGGCTGCTCCAGAGCTGAAGACTGCCAAGTTTGACTACTTGGTGCgctattattttgataatcTTATTGAGAATCTGAAGCTTCTGCAATACCACCGACCGTTGCCCAAGTTGAAGAACCTGCATGCTTCCCTTTTCCGCAACGGTTTGGCTG CTTATATGGTGGTCTCCAAGGTGTTGCCCGTCGTCATGCTGGACAAGACAGTCGATGCTAATCTGGAAAGTTATATAAGTGACGAGTCCAAAATGAAGAACGCCATGTTCACCAACCCGAAGTACGTCCAGGTGATGACGGAGGTGCTGCCATGGTTGGACAACCGCGGCCTGCTCGACTGGAAGTGA
- the LOC6729602 gene encoding uncharacterized protein LOC6729602 yields MTEETGTVPMPTWLKADLFEELLSKRYGGNYAGIKSFKPEAGLKPGENYSTIMLRLKFEVELKDHTIENVSYMLKTPHDFEMYREILKKNNMFAVERDVFIQVVPELEQMYKNVGLEVKFAAKAYEIDAPDDYVLLQDLGPLGFRNVDRLEGLDMVHTKSVLKKMAQWHAVSATRIHLKGPYAQNYLQPTYADTMKENIEQVAETLGKYFLKCLPLYEGYEEYSEAVHKMQPKIVDLMYAMNTPDPQDFNALNHGDCWTNNIMFKYEDESPEPIETYFVDLQLPKVTSVAYDLIYFLLGSTKFEIQLSQFDYFIKYYHDQLVEHLRLLNYPEAKTPTLRFLHTQLLKYGRVGYHIAFILCPPVLLDRTEDANLTDFVTETDNGDGLKMAMYSNARYKKHVSAILKWLNNRGAFQC; encoded by the exons ATGACGGAGGAGACAGGAACAGTGCCTATGCCCACCTGGCTGAAAGCAGATCTATTTGAAGAATTGCTGAGTAAGCGTTACGGCGGCAATTATGCCGGAATCAAGAGCTTCAAGCCGGAAGCCGGTCTCAAGCCGGGCGAAAACTACTCCACAATTATGCTGCGCCTCAAGTTTGAAGTTGAACTGAAGG ATCACACCATCGAAAATGTGAGCTATATGTTGAAGACTCCGCATGATTTCGAGATGTACCGCGAGATTCTGAAGAAGAACAATATGTTTGCGGTGGAGAGGGATGTGTTCATTCAGGTGGTTCCCGAGCTGGAACAGATGTACAAGAATGTGGGCTTGGAGGTCAAGTTTGCGGCCAAGGCTTATGAAATCGACGCGCCCGATGATTACGTACTTCTGCAGGATCTGGGTCCTTTGGGTTTCAGGAACGTCGATCGCCTGGAGGGTCTAGACATGGTTCACACCAAGAGTGTTCTGAAGAAGATGGCCCAGTGGCATGCGGTCTCGGCCACCAGGATCCATCTCAAGGGCCCGTACGCCCAGAACTACTTGCAACCCACCTACGCCGATACCATGAAGGAGAACATCGAACAGGTGGCTGAAACCTTGGGCAAGTATTTCCTCAAGTGCCTGCCCCTCTACGAGGGTTACGAGGAGTACAGCGAGGCGGTT CACAAGATGCAACCCAAAATCGTCGATCTTATGTATGCCATGAACACGCCCGATCCACAGGACTTCAATGCTCTGAATCATGGAGATTGCTGGACCAACAACATCATGTTTAAGTACGAGGACGAGTCCCCCGAACCGATCGAGACCTATTTCGTGGATCTCCAACTGCCCAAGGTCACGAGCGTGGCATATGATCTGATCTATTTCCTCCTGGGCTCGACGAAATTCGAAATCCAATTGAGTCAGTTCGATTACTTTATCAAGTACTACCACGATCAGCTGGTCGAGCACTTGAGATTGCTGAACTACCCCGAAGCGAAGACCCCCACGTTGAGGTTCCTGCACACTCAGCTATTGAAATATGGACGAGTTG GGTATCACATTGCCTTCATTCTCTGCCCACCAGTGCTGCTCGATCGGACTGAAGACGCAAATCTGACCGACTTCGTTACCGAGACGGATAATGGAGATGGTCTCAAGATGGCAATGTACTCCAATGCCCGATATAAGAAGCACGTTAGCGCCATCCTCAAATGGTTGAACAATCGAGGGGCCTTCCAGTGCTAG